From Canis lupus baileyi chromosome 16, mCanLup2.hap1, whole genome shotgun sequence, a single genomic window includes:
- the GLT6D1 gene encoding putative glycosyltransferase 6 domain-containing protein 1 isoform X2 — MHLWDEVELRLSDWFNPRKRPDVVTTTDWLAPVIWEGTFNRRVLEEYYRGQDLTIGLAVLATGRIADQYLELFIQSANKHFMTGYRVIFYIMVDAMCRLPNLEPGPLQTFQVFTIREDSREDFHLMHMKNLASHILGHIQDEVDFLFSMTANRVFQNDFGVETLGTSVAQLHAWWYFKDIKDFPYERRFRSAACILLGEGDFYYDGSVVGGTPLEILDFIQEYLEGMIHDKENGLNSTYERYLNKYFFTHKPTKLLSPEYSWDTALQLPAQIWLVKAAQCSHMCLHT; from the exons AAAACGCCCTGATGTTGTAACGACCACGGACTGGCTCGCTCCAGTCATATGGGAAGGCACCTTTAATAGACGGGTCCTGGAAGAGTACTACAGAGGACAGGACCTCACCATAGGCCTGGCTGTCCTTGCTACTGGCAG GATCGCAGACCAGTACTTAGAGCTGTTCATACAGTCGGCCAATAAGCACTTCATGACCGGCTACAGAGTCATCTTCTACATCATGGTGGATGCCATGTGTCGGCTGCCCAACCTGGAGCCGGGTCCTCTACAGACATTCCAGGTATTCACCATCAGAGAAGACAGCCGGGAGGATTTTCACCTCATGCACATGAAGAACTTGGCTTCGCACATCCTAGGGCACATTCAGGACGAAGTCGACTTTCTTTTCAGCATGACGGCCAACAGGGTCTTCCAGAACGATTTTGGGGTGGAGACCCTGGGCACGTCTGTGGCTCAGCTCCATGCCTGGTGGTACTTCAAAGACATAAAGGACTTCCCTTATGAGAGGAGGTTCAGATCAGCGGCGTGCATCCTATTGGGAGAGGGGGACTTCTACTATGATGGCTCTGTCGTGGGTGGCACGCCTCTGGAGATTTTAGACTTCATCCAAGAATACCTGGAAGGGATGATTCACGACAAGGAAAATGGGCTGAACAGCACCTACGAAAGATACCTGAACAAGTACTTTTTCACCCACAAGCCCACCAAGCTGCTGTCTCCAGAGTACAGCTGGGACACGGCGTTGCAGCTCCCGGCACAGATTTGGTTGGTCAAGGCAGCGCAGTGCTCCCACATGTGCCTGCACACGTAG